The Colias croceus chromosome 11, ilColCroc2.1 genome has a segment encoding these proteins:
- the LOC123695321 gene encoding ubiquitin carboxyl-terminal hydrolase 31 isoform X2 — MSISNLSSVLKSCSESELINEVTETNMTSKQVEGSRLKRTFTLPRNPFGTTKPSSSKNKSNDSDNKPSSAIPVVATTPKDEGGLERKLFRRPSWKIFLNKIAQHMSTVNTTVVKSGQAVVNTDRVPCSGEPPWPPGTTPAATGIKNHGNTCYMNAVLQCLSHTDVIAEYFVLDLYKVDLQKRNKINSRKYGTRGEVTEQLATLLKALWSCRYVPDMSIAFKAAVERHGTQYRGNSQHDAQEFLFWLLDKVHEDLNTATKKKYKTIKNTVGKSDEVVAAETLANHARRNSSFVQAVFQAQYRSALTCAKCERTSCTFDPFHCVSVQLPTRPVTVQPSPLPVNVVYVNQQPRQVRIGVELPTSATMDDLRNSLHSDTGIDKDHIILAEINETGWCNARSGWEVAGIDFGALYCMEAPPLLQTPTTPYLLILWVNLLEGERFGSPYAMQVPREISYQDLQKLMLKEMCQVVAERVLETAQGSDIFKARIAEAHRPRDPAYLLPELPHPLFALDVEQALCAHDKYPHLRLELLWDPVHRDSIIREWGEACEVHVSAAGAAAPLTLHACLAHYTRAEHLAQEDAWRCPQCQRYMPVVKTLGLWSLPDILVIHLKRFRQQAKGRTSTKLTTMVEFPLNDFDMTPHLVRRNTTSVESPGNSRSPRRRHSKTIASPQENIYDLYAICYHHGDDLETGHYTAACKNPYDNHWYKFDDSRVTPVSDENAHCELVNNSAYMLFYKRKKPNVVHSCSTDDNEHWALRMPKYVKPAGELNEISEIKEEVDDTKLEAPSLDKGSESDISVPNPSPAKSISTIDTISTSNSPVKQIVKSTTIIQSPTLQRPLIVEVNGHATNDELSDYENESGPIEPYIHKDVHVNPKMTPVDTRRPRSVDYPIRSSTSPSTRDSNRSFESSPLVASINEVEYHPTTEDVMLSMFQESKYIVPRHHINGESHRTEKPSVWKTRIST; from the exons ATGTCTATAAGTAATTTGTCATcagttttaaaatcatgttcCGAGAGTGAATTGATAAATGAAGTCACGGAAACGAATATGACATCAAAACAGGTGGAAGGATCCCGATTAAAACGTACTTTTACTCTACCTCGCAATCCATTTGGTACAACAAAACCTAGTTccagtaaaaataaaagcaatgaTAGTGACAATAAGCCATCAAGTGCAATTCCTGTGGTTGCAACGACGCCAAAAGATGAGGGTGGGCTAGAAAGGAAGTTGTTTAGAAGGCCATCATggaagatatttttaaataaaatcgccCAGCATATGAGTACTGTAAACACGACTGTA GTTAAATCTGGGCAAGCTGTCGTGAATACCGATAGAGTTCCATGCAGTGGTGAACCACCGTGGCCGCCAGGTACCACCCCAGCAGCTACTGGTATCAAAAACCATGGCAATACATGCTATATGAATGCAGTTTTGCAATGCCTTTCCCACACTGATGTCATAGCGGAGTATTTTGTTCTTGATCTTTACAAA GTGGATTtgcaaaaaagaaataaaatcaattcaaGAAAATATGGGACCAGAGGAGAAGTGACTGAGCAATTAGCAACATTGCTTAAAGCATTGTGGTCATGTCGCTATGTACCAGATATGAGTATCGCTTTCAAG GCAGCTGTTGAGAGACATGGCACTCAGTATAGAGGAAATAGTCAACATGATGCCCAAGAATTTCTATTTTGGTTACTAGATAAAGTTCACGAAGATTTAAATACAGCTaccaagaaaaaatataaaactataaaa aatacTGTTGGAAAGTCTGATGAGGTTGTTGCAGCTGAAACGTTAGCCAATCATGCGCGACGTAATAGTTCCTTTGTACAGGCAGTTTTTCAAGCTCAATACAG GTCAGCATTGACATGTGCAAAGTGTGAACGGACCTCATGCACATTTGATCCGTTTCATTGTGTCAGCGTACAACTACCTACACGACCAGTCACAGTGCAACCCTCACCTCTGCCTGTTaat GTTGTGTACGTGAACCAACAACCACGGCAAGTGCGTATCGGTGTGGAGCTGCCGACGAGTGCAACAATGGATGATTTGAGGAACTCGCTGCATTCTGATACTGGCATAGATAAGGATCACATAATACTCGCTGAAATTAATGAAACTG GTTGGTGCAACGCTCGCAGTGGATGGGAAGTAGCGGGAATTGACTTTGGCGCATTATACTGTATGGAGGCCCCACCGTTACTGCAGACTCCGACTACACCATACCTTCTAATTCTATGGGTCAATTTGTTGGAAGGCGAGCGTTTTg gTTCGCCGTACGCGATGCAAGTGCCCCGCGAGATCTCGTATCAAGACCTACAGAAGCTGATGCTCAAGGAAATGTGTCAAGTGGTAGCTGAGAGAGTGCTGGAGACTGCGCAGGGTTCGGATATATTCAAGGCGAGGATCGCTGAGGCTCACCGTCCTAGAGATCCAGCTTATTTGTTGCCTGAG TTGCCACATCCATTGTTCGCGCTGGACGTAGAGCAGGCGTTGTGCGCGCACGACAAGTACCCACATCTCAGACTTGAACTGCTCTGGGATCCCGTTCATCGAGATAG TATAATACGCGAGTGGGGCGAGGCGTGCGAGGTGCACGTGTCGGCGGCGGGCGCGGCGGCGCCGCTCACGCTGCACGCCTGCCTCGCGCACTACACGCGCGCAGAGCACCTCGCGCAGGAGGACGCCTGGCG ATGCCCACAATGCCAAAGATACATGCCGGTTGTGAAAACGCTAGGCTTGTGGTCACTTCCAGATATCCTAGTAATACATCTAAAAAGATTTCGGCA aCAAGCTAAAGGCCGTACGAGTACAAAACTAACAACAATGGTTGAATTTCCTCTAAACGATTTCGACATGACTCCTCACTTGGTGCGCAGGAACACAACGAGCGTGGAATCACCGGGAAACTCGAGATCGCCGAGACGAAGGCATTCTAAGACGATTGCCAGCCCACAAGAGAATATCTACGACCTTTACGCGATATGCTATCACCATGGCGACGATCTTGAAACCGGTCACTACACGGCGGCTTGCAAAAACCCATACGACAACCATTGGTACAAGTTCGACGATTCTAGAGTCACGCCAGTCAGCGATGAGAACGCACACTGCGAACTCGTCAACAACTCCGCGTACATGCTCTTCTACAAGCGCAAGAAACCGAACGTCGTGCATTCTTGCTCCACGGACGACAACGAACACTGGGCGCTGCGTATGCCGAAGTATGTGAAACCGGCGGGAGAACTGAACGAAATTAGCGAGATCAAAGAAGAAGTAGACGATACAAAATTAGAGGCTCCAAGTCTCGATAAGGGATCTGAATCAGATATCAGCGTGCCCAATCCCTCCCCAGCGAAGAGTATATCCACAATAGATACGATATCTACCTCCAACTCGCCCGTGAAGCAAATCGTGAAGAGCACGACCATAATCCAGTCACCCACACTACAACGGCCGCTGATAGTCGAAGTGAACGGACACGCAACGAACGATGAACTGAGCGACTACGAAAACGAAAGCGGGCCCATAGAGCCGTATATACACAAGGACGTGCACGTTAACCCTAAAATGACGCCCGTGGATACAAGACGACCGAGATCTGTGGACTATCCGATACGATCCAGCACTTCACCTTCCACCAGAGATTCGAATAGAAGCTTCGAGAGCTCGCCACTCGTTGCAAGTATCAATGAAGTGGAATACCATCCCACCACGGAAGACGTCATGCTGTCTATGTTCCAAGAGTCTAAATATATTGTACCGCGACATCATATAAATGGAGAATCTCACAGGACAG AAAAACCGTCTGTTTGGAAAACTCGAATATCAACGTGA
- the LOC123695321 gene encoding ubiquitin carboxyl-terminal hydrolase 31 isoform X1, which yields MSISNLSSVLKSCSESELINEVTETNMTSKQVEGSRLKRTFTLPRNPFGTTKPSSSKNKSNDSDNKPSSAIPVVATTPKDEGGLERKLFRRPSWKIFLNKIAQHMSTVNTTVVKSGQAVVNTDRVPCSGEPPWPPGTTPAATGIKNHGNTCYMNAVLQCLSHTDVIAEYFVLDLYKVDLQKRNKINSRKYGTRGEVTEQLATLLKALWSCRYVPDMSIAFKAAVERHGTQYRGNSQHDAQEFLFWLLDKVHEDLNTATKKKYKTIKNTVGKSDEVVAAETLANHARRNSSFVQAVFQAQYRSALTCAKCERTSCTFDPFHCVSVQLPTRPVTVQPSPLPVNVVYVNQQPRQVRIGVELPTSATMDDLRNSLHSDTGIDKDHIILAEINETGWCNARSGWEVAGIDFGALYCMEAPPLLQTPTTPYLLILWVNLLEGERFGSPYAMQVPREISYQDLQKLMLKEMCQVVAERVLETAQGSDIFKARIAEAHRPRDPAYLLPELPHPLFALDVEQALCAHDKYPHLRLELLWDPVHRDSIIREWGEACEVHVSAAGAAAPLTLHACLAHYTRAEHLAQEDAWRCPQCQRYMPVVKTLGLWSLPDILVIHLKRFRQQAKGRTSTKLTTMVEFPLNDFDMTPHLVRRNTTSVESPGNSRSPRRRHSKTIASPQENIYDLYAICYHHGDDLETGHYTAACKNPYDNHWYKFDDSRVTPVSDENAHCELVNNSAYMLFYKRKKPNVVHSCSTDDNEHWALRMPKYVKPAGELNEISEIKEEVDDTKLEAPSLDKGSESDISVPNPSPAKSISTIDTISTSNSPVKQIVKSTTIIQSPTLQRPLIVEVNGHATNDELSDYENESGPIEPYIHKDVHVNPKMTPVDTRRPRSVDYPIRSSTSPSTRDSNRSFESSPLVASINEVEYHPTTEDVMLSMFQESKYIVPRHHINGESHRTGEFFSYHHEIIKNRLFGKLEYQRENS from the exons ATGTCTATAAGTAATTTGTCATcagttttaaaatcatgttcCGAGAGTGAATTGATAAATGAAGTCACGGAAACGAATATGACATCAAAACAGGTGGAAGGATCCCGATTAAAACGTACTTTTACTCTACCTCGCAATCCATTTGGTACAACAAAACCTAGTTccagtaaaaataaaagcaatgaTAGTGACAATAAGCCATCAAGTGCAATTCCTGTGGTTGCAACGACGCCAAAAGATGAGGGTGGGCTAGAAAGGAAGTTGTTTAGAAGGCCATCATggaagatatttttaaataaaatcgccCAGCATATGAGTACTGTAAACACGACTGTA GTTAAATCTGGGCAAGCTGTCGTGAATACCGATAGAGTTCCATGCAGTGGTGAACCACCGTGGCCGCCAGGTACCACCCCAGCAGCTACTGGTATCAAAAACCATGGCAATACATGCTATATGAATGCAGTTTTGCAATGCCTTTCCCACACTGATGTCATAGCGGAGTATTTTGTTCTTGATCTTTACAAA GTGGATTtgcaaaaaagaaataaaatcaattcaaGAAAATATGGGACCAGAGGAGAAGTGACTGAGCAATTAGCAACATTGCTTAAAGCATTGTGGTCATGTCGCTATGTACCAGATATGAGTATCGCTTTCAAG GCAGCTGTTGAGAGACATGGCACTCAGTATAGAGGAAATAGTCAACATGATGCCCAAGAATTTCTATTTTGGTTACTAGATAAAGTTCACGAAGATTTAAATACAGCTaccaagaaaaaatataaaactataaaa aatacTGTTGGAAAGTCTGATGAGGTTGTTGCAGCTGAAACGTTAGCCAATCATGCGCGACGTAATAGTTCCTTTGTACAGGCAGTTTTTCAAGCTCAATACAG GTCAGCATTGACATGTGCAAAGTGTGAACGGACCTCATGCACATTTGATCCGTTTCATTGTGTCAGCGTACAACTACCTACACGACCAGTCACAGTGCAACCCTCACCTCTGCCTGTTaat GTTGTGTACGTGAACCAACAACCACGGCAAGTGCGTATCGGTGTGGAGCTGCCGACGAGTGCAACAATGGATGATTTGAGGAACTCGCTGCATTCTGATACTGGCATAGATAAGGATCACATAATACTCGCTGAAATTAATGAAACTG GTTGGTGCAACGCTCGCAGTGGATGGGAAGTAGCGGGAATTGACTTTGGCGCATTATACTGTATGGAGGCCCCACCGTTACTGCAGACTCCGACTACACCATACCTTCTAATTCTATGGGTCAATTTGTTGGAAGGCGAGCGTTTTg gTTCGCCGTACGCGATGCAAGTGCCCCGCGAGATCTCGTATCAAGACCTACAGAAGCTGATGCTCAAGGAAATGTGTCAAGTGGTAGCTGAGAGAGTGCTGGAGACTGCGCAGGGTTCGGATATATTCAAGGCGAGGATCGCTGAGGCTCACCGTCCTAGAGATCCAGCTTATTTGTTGCCTGAG TTGCCACATCCATTGTTCGCGCTGGACGTAGAGCAGGCGTTGTGCGCGCACGACAAGTACCCACATCTCAGACTTGAACTGCTCTGGGATCCCGTTCATCGAGATAG TATAATACGCGAGTGGGGCGAGGCGTGCGAGGTGCACGTGTCGGCGGCGGGCGCGGCGGCGCCGCTCACGCTGCACGCCTGCCTCGCGCACTACACGCGCGCAGAGCACCTCGCGCAGGAGGACGCCTGGCG ATGCCCACAATGCCAAAGATACATGCCGGTTGTGAAAACGCTAGGCTTGTGGTCACTTCCAGATATCCTAGTAATACATCTAAAAAGATTTCGGCA aCAAGCTAAAGGCCGTACGAGTACAAAACTAACAACAATGGTTGAATTTCCTCTAAACGATTTCGACATGACTCCTCACTTGGTGCGCAGGAACACAACGAGCGTGGAATCACCGGGAAACTCGAGATCGCCGAGACGAAGGCATTCTAAGACGATTGCCAGCCCACAAGAGAATATCTACGACCTTTACGCGATATGCTATCACCATGGCGACGATCTTGAAACCGGTCACTACACGGCGGCTTGCAAAAACCCATACGACAACCATTGGTACAAGTTCGACGATTCTAGAGTCACGCCAGTCAGCGATGAGAACGCACACTGCGAACTCGTCAACAACTCCGCGTACATGCTCTTCTACAAGCGCAAGAAACCGAACGTCGTGCATTCTTGCTCCACGGACGACAACGAACACTGGGCGCTGCGTATGCCGAAGTATGTGAAACCGGCGGGAGAACTGAACGAAATTAGCGAGATCAAAGAAGAAGTAGACGATACAAAATTAGAGGCTCCAAGTCTCGATAAGGGATCTGAATCAGATATCAGCGTGCCCAATCCCTCCCCAGCGAAGAGTATATCCACAATAGATACGATATCTACCTCCAACTCGCCCGTGAAGCAAATCGTGAAGAGCACGACCATAATCCAGTCACCCACACTACAACGGCCGCTGATAGTCGAAGTGAACGGACACGCAACGAACGATGAACTGAGCGACTACGAAAACGAAAGCGGGCCCATAGAGCCGTATATACACAAGGACGTGCACGTTAACCCTAAAATGACGCCCGTGGATACAAGACGACCGAGATCTGTGGACTATCCGATACGATCCAGCACTTCACCTTCCACCAGAGATTCGAATAGAAGCTTCGAGAGCTCGCCACTCGTTGCAAGTATCAATGAAGTGGAATACCATCCCACCACGGAAGACGTCATGCTGTCTATGTTCCAAGAGTCTAAATATATTGTACCGCGACATCATATAAATGGAGAATCTCACAGGACAGGTGAGTTCTTTAGTTATCATCATGAAATtata AAAAACCGTCTGTTTGGAAAACTCGAATATCAACGTGAGAACAGCTGA
- the LOC123695321 gene encoding ubiquitin carboxyl-terminal hydrolase 31 isoform X3, protein MSISNLSSVLKSCSESELINEVTETNMTSKQVEGSRLKRTFTLPRNPFGTTKPSSSKNKSNDSDNKPSSAIPVVATTPKDEGGLERKLFRRPSWKIFLNKIAQHMSTVNTTVVKSGQAVVNTDRVPCSGEPPWPPGTTPAATGIKNHGNTCYMNAVLQCLSHTDVIAEYFVLDLYKVDLQKRNKINSRKYGTRGEVTEQLATLLKALWSCRYVPDMSIAFKAAVERHGTQYRGNSQHDAQEFLFWLLDKVHEDLNTATKKKYKTIKNTVGKSDEVVAAETLANHARRNSSFVQAVFQAQYRSALTCAKCERTSCTFDPFHCVSVQLPTRPVTVQPSPLPVNVVYVNQQPRQVRIGVELPTSATMDDLRNSLHSDTGIDKDHIILAEINETGWCNARSGWEVAGIDFGALYCMEAPPLLQTPTTPYLLILWVNLLEGERFGSPYAMQVPREISYQDLQKLMLKEMCQVVAERVLETAQGSDIFKARIAEAHRPRDPAYLLPELPHPLFALDVEQALCAHDKYPHLRLELLWDPVHRDRCPQCQRYMPVVKTLGLWSLPDILVIHLKRFRQQAKGRTSTKLTTMVEFPLNDFDMTPHLVRRNTTSVESPGNSRSPRRRHSKTIASPQENIYDLYAICYHHGDDLETGHYTAACKNPYDNHWYKFDDSRVTPVSDENAHCELVNNSAYMLFYKRKKPNVVHSCSTDDNEHWALRMPKYVKPAGELNEISEIKEEVDDTKLEAPSLDKGSESDISVPNPSPAKSISTIDTISTSNSPVKQIVKSTTIIQSPTLQRPLIVEVNGHATNDELSDYENESGPIEPYIHKDVHVNPKMTPVDTRRPRSVDYPIRSSTSPSTRDSNRSFESSPLVASINEVEYHPTTEDVMLSMFQESKYIVPRHHINGESHRTGEFFSYHHEIIKNRLFGKLEYQRENS, encoded by the exons ATGTCTATAAGTAATTTGTCATcagttttaaaatcatgttcCGAGAGTGAATTGATAAATGAAGTCACGGAAACGAATATGACATCAAAACAGGTGGAAGGATCCCGATTAAAACGTACTTTTACTCTACCTCGCAATCCATTTGGTACAACAAAACCTAGTTccagtaaaaataaaagcaatgaTAGTGACAATAAGCCATCAAGTGCAATTCCTGTGGTTGCAACGACGCCAAAAGATGAGGGTGGGCTAGAAAGGAAGTTGTTTAGAAGGCCATCATggaagatatttttaaataaaatcgccCAGCATATGAGTACTGTAAACACGACTGTA GTTAAATCTGGGCAAGCTGTCGTGAATACCGATAGAGTTCCATGCAGTGGTGAACCACCGTGGCCGCCAGGTACCACCCCAGCAGCTACTGGTATCAAAAACCATGGCAATACATGCTATATGAATGCAGTTTTGCAATGCCTTTCCCACACTGATGTCATAGCGGAGTATTTTGTTCTTGATCTTTACAAA GTGGATTtgcaaaaaagaaataaaatcaattcaaGAAAATATGGGACCAGAGGAGAAGTGACTGAGCAATTAGCAACATTGCTTAAAGCATTGTGGTCATGTCGCTATGTACCAGATATGAGTATCGCTTTCAAG GCAGCTGTTGAGAGACATGGCACTCAGTATAGAGGAAATAGTCAACATGATGCCCAAGAATTTCTATTTTGGTTACTAGATAAAGTTCACGAAGATTTAAATACAGCTaccaagaaaaaatataaaactataaaa aatacTGTTGGAAAGTCTGATGAGGTTGTTGCAGCTGAAACGTTAGCCAATCATGCGCGACGTAATAGTTCCTTTGTACAGGCAGTTTTTCAAGCTCAATACAG GTCAGCATTGACATGTGCAAAGTGTGAACGGACCTCATGCACATTTGATCCGTTTCATTGTGTCAGCGTACAACTACCTACACGACCAGTCACAGTGCAACCCTCACCTCTGCCTGTTaat GTTGTGTACGTGAACCAACAACCACGGCAAGTGCGTATCGGTGTGGAGCTGCCGACGAGTGCAACAATGGATGATTTGAGGAACTCGCTGCATTCTGATACTGGCATAGATAAGGATCACATAATACTCGCTGAAATTAATGAAACTG GTTGGTGCAACGCTCGCAGTGGATGGGAAGTAGCGGGAATTGACTTTGGCGCATTATACTGTATGGAGGCCCCACCGTTACTGCAGACTCCGACTACACCATACCTTCTAATTCTATGGGTCAATTTGTTGGAAGGCGAGCGTTTTg gTTCGCCGTACGCGATGCAAGTGCCCCGCGAGATCTCGTATCAAGACCTACAGAAGCTGATGCTCAAGGAAATGTGTCAAGTGGTAGCTGAGAGAGTGCTGGAGACTGCGCAGGGTTCGGATATATTCAAGGCGAGGATCGCTGAGGCTCACCGTCCTAGAGATCCAGCTTATTTGTTGCCTGAG TTGCCACATCCATTGTTCGCGCTGGACGTAGAGCAGGCGTTGTGCGCGCACGACAAGTACCCACATCTCAGACTTGAACTGCTCTGGGATCCCGTTCATCGAGATAG ATGCCCACAATGCCAAAGATACATGCCGGTTGTGAAAACGCTAGGCTTGTGGTCACTTCCAGATATCCTAGTAATACATCTAAAAAGATTTCGGCA aCAAGCTAAAGGCCGTACGAGTACAAAACTAACAACAATGGTTGAATTTCCTCTAAACGATTTCGACATGACTCCTCACTTGGTGCGCAGGAACACAACGAGCGTGGAATCACCGGGAAACTCGAGATCGCCGAGACGAAGGCATTCTAAGACGATTGCCAGCCCACAAGAGAATATCTACGACCTTTACGCGATATGCTATCACCATGGCGACGATCTTGAAACCGGTCACTACACGGCGGCTTGCAAAAACCCATACGACAACCATTGGTACAAGTTCGACGATTCTAGAGTCACGCCAGTCAGCGATGAGAACGCACACTGCGAACTCGTCAACAACTCCGCGTACATGCTCTTCTACAAGCGCAAGAAACCGAACGTCGTGCATTCTTGCTCCACGGACGACAACGAACACTGGGCGCTGCGTATGCCGAAGTATGTGAAACCGGCGGGAGAACTGAACGAAATTAGCGAGATCAAAGAAGAAGTAGACGATACAAAATTAGAGGCTCCAAGTCTCGATAAGGGATCTGAATCAGATATCAGCGTGCCCAATCCCTCCCCAGCGAAGAGTATATCCACAATAGATACGATATCTACCTCCAACTCGCCCGTGAAGCAAATCGTGAAGAGCACGACCATAATCCAGTCACCCACACTACAACGGCCGCTGATAGTCGAAGTGAACGGACACGCAACGAACGATGAACTGAGCGACTACGAAAACGAAAGCGGGCCCATAGAGCCGTATATACACAAGGACGTGCACGTTAACCCTAAAATGACGCCCGTGGATACAAGACGACCGAGATCTGTGGACTATCCGATACGATCCAGCACTTCACCTTCCACCAGAGATTCGAATAGAAGCTTCGAGAGCTCGCCACTCGTTGCAAGTATCAATGAAGTGGAATACCATCCCACCACGGAAGACGTCATGCTGTCTATGTTCCAAGAGTCTAAATATATTGTACCGCGACATCATATAAATGGAGAATCTCACAGGACAGGTGAGTTCTTTAGTTATCATCATGAAATtata AAAAACCGTCTGTTTGGAAAACTCGAATATCAACGTGAGAACAGCTGA
- the LOC123695348 gene encoding major royal jelly protein 3-like yields the protein MNCEHGADLWMKSKSYEKDNIIAIKAVKYMDEIFVSTPRLKPGVLAGVWLLIQANKGVELQPFPELRSHHIADCRALQNVIDMHLDNLGNLWVLDSGIIETFVSPRCTCPPKIVSISLLLKKLTKQIDLSHLTEPTSMLQNIVVEYTIAGKPFMYVSDASRGAIIVYDVAKESGWHVTACSASPGIQLALVKRGLAQSVLVLISLNRPGIMELDTGILKRKNAHSTLRVFGEHTKPVVLLGFHAHHVYLRHTDCTDVLSWDTRLMYNSSHLTDIHSAGPRLVPTSVTADHKRNLLILDSNYGDAVQSNVPAYHRITFVSQP from the exons ATGAATTGTGAACATGGTGCAGATCTATGGATGAAAAGCAAGTCGTATGAAAAAGATAACATAATTGCAATCAAAGCTGTAAAGTACATGGATGAAATCTTCGTAAGCACGCCCAG GTTAAAGCCTGGTGTTTTGGCGGGTGTATGGCTCTTGATTCAAGCAAATAAGGGGGTCGAATTGCAACCATTCCCGGAATTACGTTCGCACCATATTGCTGACTGTAGAGCTTTACAAAACGTCATCGACATGCATTTAGATAATtta GGAAATCTATGGGTTCTCGATAGTGGAATCATAGAGACTTTCGTTTCACCCCGCTGCACGTGCCCTCCAAAGATAGTAAGCATTAGCCTGCTGTTGAAGAAACTGACTAAACAAATCGATCTTTCGCATTTAACCGAGCCAACTTCCATGCTACAAAATATCGTCGTCGAATACACCATTGCAGGAAAACCTTTCAT GTATGTCTCCGATGCGTCTCGAGGTGCAATAATAGTGTACGACGTCGCAAAAGAGTCGGGTTGGCATGTGACTGCATGCTCTGCATCACCTGGAATCCAGCTAGCGCTGGTGAAGCGAGGGCTGGCACAATCCGTTCTAGTGTTGATTAGTCTTAACAGGCCTGGCATTATGGAGCTGGATACTGGAATATTGAAAAGGAAGAACGCTCATTCAACATTACGAG tgttcGGGGAGCATACGAAACCGGTGGTATTGTTAGGCTTTCACGCACACCACGTATATTTGCGACACACGGATTGCACAGATGTACTCTCCTGGGATACTCGCCTCATGTATAATTCATCACACTTGACGGATATCCATTCAGCAGGGCCACGACTTGTGCCTACGTCAGTCACTGCCGATCATAAACGCAATTTATTGATATTGGATTCAAACTATGGCGACGCAGTTCAAAGCAATGTTCCTGCGTATCATAGAATTACCTTTGTAAGTCAGCCTTAG